In the genome of Segatella copri, one region contains:
- a CDS encoding DUF4491 family protein gives MELYYTGVIIAVSTFLIIGIFHPIVIKVEYHTGTRYWWVFLVCGIISVGAAFLVANVLCSALLGVLGASCLWSIGELFEQKQRCEKGWFPKNPKLEKKGYYKS, from the coding sequence ATGGAATTATATTATACTGGCGTGATCATCGCCGTTTCCACCTTTTTAATAATAGGAATCTTCCATCCTATCGTTATCAAGGTTGAGTATCATACGGGCACCCGCTATTGGTGGGTGTTTCTGGTGTGCGGAATCATCAGTGTGGGTGCAGCCTTCCTGGTTGCCAACGTGCTCTGCTCGGCACTGCTGGGCGTGCTGGGTGCCTCGTGTCTATGGAGCATCGGCGAGCTTTTCGAGCAGAAACAGCGCTGCGAGAAAGGCTGGTTCCCGAAGAATCCGAAACTGGAGAAGAAAGGATACTATAAGAGTTAA
- the rlmH gene encoding 23S rRNA (pseudouridine(1915)-N(3))-methyltransferase RlmH — MKTELILVGKTVNKHFVAGIKDYAERITHYMPFNITTIPELKNTKSLSEQQQKEREGELILKQIQPSDTVVLMDEHGQEFRSIEFAKWIERKQATARRLVFVIGGPYGFSQAVYDRANEKISLSKMTFSHQMVRLIFTEALYRACTIIKGEPYHHE, encoded by the coding sequence ATGAAGACAGAATTGATATTGGTCGGAAAGACCGTGAACAAGCATTTCGTGGCGGGCATCAAGGATTATGCCGAGCGCATCACCCACTACATGCCCTTCAACATCACTACCATCCCAGAGCTCAAAAACACCAAGAGCCTCAGCGAACAGCAGCAGAAGGAACGGGAGGGTGAACTGATTCTGAAGCAGATTCAGCCTTCGGATACCGTGGTGCTGATGGATGAGCACGGACAGGAGTTCCGCAGCATCGAGTTTGCCAAGTGGATAGAGCGCAAGCAAGCCACTGCCCGAAGACTCGTATTCGTGATTGGCGGCCCCTACGGTTTCTCGCAGGCAGTGTACGACCGCGCCAACGAAAAAATCTCGCTCTCGAAGATGACATTCTCCCACCAGATGGTGAGACTCATCTTCACCGAGGCCCTCTATCGCGCTTGCACCATTATAAAAGGAGAGCCGTATCACCACGAATAA
- the uvrA gene encoding excinuclease ABC subunit UvrA: MPKDKYIEIKGARANNLKNIDVKIPQGKFVAITGVSGSGKSSLAFDTLYAEGQRRYVESLSSYARQFLGRMTKPECDFIKGLPPAIAIEQKVIARNPRSTVGTSTEIYEYLRLLFARIGKTYSPISGQEVKRHTTEDILACTRQYSKGTKFVILAPIHVIEDRTLREQLEMYMQEGYARIMQKGEFIRIEDFLEAGDMNSPETGDENSGNKELLDASGEELTQMLQEKSREIYLVIDRASVSDEKDDISRLFDSAETAFYEGDGACRLVFPPSNICYDFSTRFEADGMKFEEPTDNMFAFNSPLGACPTCEGFGSVIGIDEKLVIPNTSLSLYDGCVVCWRGEKMGMWLKEFIRRAEPYKFPIFKPYYELTQQEKDWLWHGLPSEKDREPHDRVSIDEFFRMVKENQYKIQYRVMLSRFRGKTVCPDCHGTRLKKEANYVKIGGKSITELVEMSILNLSTWFKNLDLSDNEKEIAKRLLTEITHRLQFLLDVGLGYLTLNRLSNTLSGGESQRINLTTNLGSSLVGSVYILDEPSIGLHSRDTDRLIKVLRELQELGNTVVVVEHDEEIMRAADYLIDIGPDAGRLGGRLVYAGPHSEYSTTDPAEQQALLEKYPESHTIQYLTHHETIDRPASHRIWNRFIEIKGARMNNLRGIDVKIPLNVFTVVTGVSGSGKSSLIKGILYPAMRRKLDLVADAPGEYTSMEGDVDAIKHVEFVDQNPIGKSTRSNPATYLKAYDAIRSLFANQPLAKQMGFTPQYFSFNTEGGRCEECKGAGYVTIEMQFMADLTLTCEACKGKRFKHDILEVHVAGKNINDVLNMTVNEAIEFFSDEKNQCHEGDFDFCRTIVSRLKPLQDVGLGYIKLGQSSSTLSGGENQRVKLAYFISKEEQAPTLFIFDEPTTGLHFHDIKRLLHAFNALIERGHSLVVIEHNLDVIKCADYIIDLGPEGGDKGGNLVVEGTPEEVAACRESLTGQFLAKL, translated from the coding sequence ATGCCAAAAGATAAATATATAGAAATAAAAGGGGCGAGAGCCAACAACCTGAAGAATATCGACGTGAAGATTCCACAGGGCAAATTCGTTGCCATTACGGGAGTCTCCGGGTCGGGAAAATCTTCTCTGGCTTTCGATACCCTATACGCCGAGGGCCAGCGCCGCTACGTGGAGTCGCTGTCTTCCTACGCCCGTCAGTTCCTGGGAAGAATGACCAAGCCCGAGTGTGATTTCATCAAGGGATTGCCGCCAGCCATCGCCATCGAACAGAAGGTGATAGCCCGCAACCCACGCTCCACCGTGGGCACCAGCACGGAGATTTACGAATACCTGCGACTGCTCTTCGCACGCATCGGAAAAACCTATTCGCCTATCAGCGGACAGGAGGTGAAACGGCATACCACCGAGGATATCCTTGCCTGCACCCGACAGTATTCCAAGGGCACCAAGTTCGTAATCCTCGCCCCAATCCATGTCATCGAAGACCGCACCCTCAGAGAGCAGCTGGAGATGTACATGCAGGAGGGTTATGCCCGAATCATGCAGAAGGGTGAATTCATCAGAATAGAGGATTTCCTGGAAGCTGGAGATATGAATTCTCCGGAAACAGGCGATGAGAATTCTGGAAACAAGGAGCTTCTGGATGCGAGCGGTGAAGAACTCACCCAGATGCTGCAAGAGAAGAGCCGCGAAATCTATCTCGTTATCGACCGCGCATCGGTAAGCGACGAGAAGGATGATATCAGCCGACTCTTCGACTCTGCCGAAACCGCCTTCTACGAGGGCGACGGCGCCTGCCGACTCGTCTTCCCGCCAAGCAACATCTGCTACGACTTCTCCACCCGATTCGAAGCCGACGGCATGAAATTCGAGGAACCTACCGACAATATGTTTGCCTTCAATTCGCCGCTGGGCGCCTGCCCTACCTGCGAGGGCTTCGGAAGCGTCATCGGCATCGACGAGAAACTCGTGATTCCTAACACTTCGCTGAGCCTCTACGACGGTTGCGTGGTGTGCTGGCGTGGCGAGAAGATGGGCATGTGGCTCAAGGAATTCATCCGCCGTGCGGAACCTTACAAATTCCCTATCTTCAAGCCGTACTACGAGCTGACGCAGCAGGAGAAAGACTGGCTCTGGCACGGACTGCCATCGGAAAAAGACCGTGAACCGCACGACCGCGTGAGCATCGACGAGTTCTTCAGAATGGTGAAGGAAAACCAGTATAAGATTCAATACCGCGTGATGCTGAGCCGATTCAGAGGCAAGACCGTATGCCCCGACTGCCACGGCACCCGACTCAAAAAAGAGGCTAACTACGTGAAGATCGGCGGCAAGAGCATCACCGAACTGGTGGAGATGTCAATCTTGAACCTCAGCACCTGGTTCAAGAACCTGGACCTATCGGACAACGAGAAGGAGATAGCCAAGCGCCTGCTCACCGAGATTACCCATCGCCTGCAATTCCTGCTGGATGTGGGACTGGGATATCTTACGCTCAACCGACTGTCCAACACCCTTTCTGGAGGTGAAAGCCAGCGCATCAACCTGACCACCAACCTGGGGTCCTCGCTGGTGGGCAGCGTGTATATCCTGGACGAGCCGAGCATCGGTCTGCACAGCCGTGACACCGACCGACTGATCAAGGTGCTGCGAGAGTTGCAGGAACTGGGCAACACCGTGGTAGTGGTGGAGCACGACGAGGAGATCATGCGGGCTGCCGACTATCTGATAGACATCGGTCCGGATGCCGGACGCCTGGGCGGCAGACTGGTATATGCCGGTCCGCATTCAGAATATTCCACCACCGACCCTGCCGAGCAGCAGGCGTTGCTGGAGAAATATCCCGAGAGTCACACCATCCAATATCTCACCCACCACGAAACCATCGACCGTCCTGCGAGCCATCGCATCTGGAACCGATTCATCGAAATCAAGGGCGCCCGGATGAACAATCTGCGTGGCATCGACGTGAAGATTCCGCTCAACGTATTCACCGTGGTAACAGGCGTATCGGGCTCGGGAAAGAGTTCGCTCATCAAGGGCATCCTCTACCCGGCAATGCGCAGAAAGCTGGACCTGGTGGCTGATGCTCCGGGCGAATATACATCGATGGAGGGCGACGTGGACGCCATCAAGCACGTGGAGTTCGTAGACCAGAACCCTATCGGCAAGAGCACCCGCAGCAACCCAGCCACCTATCTGAAGGCATACGATGCCATCAGAAGTCTCTTTGCCAACCAGCCGCTCGCCAAGCAGATGGGCTTCACGCCGCAGTACTTCTCCTTCAACACCGAGGGCGGAAGATGCGAGGAATGCAAGGGTGCGGGATACGTAACCATCGAGATGCAGTTTATGGCCGACCTGACGCTGACATGCGAGGCATGCAAGGGCAAGCGGTTCAAGCACGATATCCTGGAGGTGCACGTGGCAGGAAAGAACATCAACGATGTGCTCAACATGACCGTGAACGAGGCCATCGAGTTCTTCAGCGACGAGAAGAACCAGTGCCATGAGGGCGACTTCGACTTCTGCCGCACCATCGTGAGCCGACTGAAGCCTTTGCAGGATGTGGGACTGGGATATATCAAGCTGGGACAGAGTTCGAGCACGCTTTCGGGCGGTGAGAACCAGCGCGTGAAACTGGCTTATTTCATCAGCAAGGAGGAGCAGGCACCAACGCTCTTCATCTTCGACGAGCCAACCACGGGTCTCCACTTCCACGACATCAAGCGCCTGCTGCACGCCTTCAATGCCCTGATAGAAAGGGGTCATTCGCTGGTGGTCATCGAGCACAACCTTGATGTAATCAAATGTGCCGACTACATCATCGACCTGGGTCCTGAGGGCGGCGACAAGGGTGGCAACCTGGTGGTGGAAGGAACTCCCGAGGAAGTGGCAGCCTGCCGAGAGAGTTTGACGGGACAGTTCCTTGCCAAGCTCTAA